Proteins co-encoded in one Rhodococcus sp. PAMC28707 genomic window:
- the mftG gene encoding mycofactocin system GMC family oxidoreductase MftG, producing MSTLETSYADVIVVGGGSCGSVVASRASANPDCRVVLLESGPGLSSDGTYPPEILNAHVLPVGPSSPWTSSYRAELTPEITRWISRGRVLGGSGAVNGGYFVRGRPQDFDAWPASWSYDEVLPYFLKSETDLDFSGEWHGRGGPMPVARTPRGAQNEITKLFHDAAMALGYPGDPDMNDPSSFGGMGAVPLNVVDGRRVNAAAAYLLPVLDRSNLDVLTESTVVAVLFDRTRATGVEVIRKGHVSRFMAPSVVLCAGSVRTPQLLMLSGVGPADHLVEKGVPVVLDHPYVGRDFSDHPEVGVCYRTPIQSELASPLQEVLHVDDLEIRPYTAAFDRLIPGLPIGDPMIGVGLMRSDSRGDIRLVSTDPTVSPLVKYRYLESVGDRRAVQAGLDRVAELLGRLSRSCPIEILDDLGDPLSSRLGTSLHLSGSCAMGNDNSVLDDRLQVRGLEGLMVADTSAFPVVPTRGPHATAVMLAERAAAMLSASAT from the coding sequence GTGAGCACGCTCGAGACTTCGTACGCCGATGTGATCGTCGTAGGTGGCGGGTCTTGTGGCTCCGTTGTCGCATCGCGAGCGAGCGCGAATCCGGATTGTCGGGTAGTGCTTCTCGAAAGTGGGCCCGGGCTCTCGAGCGATGGGACGTATCCGCCGGAGATCCTGAACGCACATGTCCTACCGGTCGGGCCCTCGAGCCCCTGGACGTCGTCGTACCGTGCGGAACTGACGCCGGAGATCACCCGCTGGATCTCTCGGGGTCGAGTCCTCGGAGGCTCCGGAGCAGTCAACGGTGGGTACTTCGTGCGGGGTAGGCCGCAAGACTTCGATGCCTGGCCGGCTTCCTGGTCTTACGACGAGGTGTTGCCCTACTTCTTGAAGTCGGAAACCGATCTGGACTTCTCCGGCGAGTGGCATGGCCGAGGTGGTCCGATGCCGGTAGCGCGGACCCCCCGCGGGGCGCAGAACGAGATCACGAAACTGTTCCACGACGCGGCGATGGCGCTCGGTTATCCCGGGGATCCGGACATGAACGATCCGTCTTCTTTCGGTGGAATGGGAGCGGTGCCACTCAATGTCGTCGACGGGCGCAGAGTGAATGCTGCTGCAGCATATCTGCTTCCGGTCCTCGACCGATCCAATCTCGATGTCTTGACGGAATCCACTGTCGTTGCAGTGCTGTTCGATCGGACCCGCGCTACTGGTGTGGAAGTGATTCGTAAAGGGCATGTTTCGCGGTTCATGGCCCCATCGGTGGTCCTCTGTGCGGGGTCGGTCCGTACCCCACAATTGCTCATGCTTTCTGGTGTAGGCCCTGCGGATCATCTTGTGGAGAAAGGTGTTCCGGTTGTGTTGGATCACCCCTACGTGGGTCGGGATTTCAGTGACCACCCGGAAGTCGGCGTCTGCTATCGAACACCGATCCAATCCGAGCTTGCGTCACCACTGCAGGAAGTGCTGCATGTCGACGATCTGGAAATACGTCCTTACACAGCGGCATTCGATCGACTGATCCCTGGGTTGCCGATCGGCGACCCGATGATCGGTGTCGGCTTGATGAGATCGGACAGTCGCGGCGACATCCGGCTGGTGTCCACCGATCCTACGGTTTCCCCACTCGTGAAATATCGATATTTGGAGTCGGTGGGCGATCGACGCGCAGTCCAGGCGGGGCTCGATCGTGTTGCCGAACTGCTCGGACGGCTATCGAGGAGCTGTCCGATCGAGATACTCGATGACCTCGGTGATCCTCTGTCGAGTCGGCTGGGTACCTCGCTTCATCTTTCGGGGAGTTGCGCGATGGGCAACGACAACAGCGTTCTCGACGATAGGTTGCAGGTGCGGGGGCTCGAGGGTCTGATGGTGGCCGACACGTCTGCCTTTCCTGTTGTCCCCACGCGTGGACCGCATGCGACTGCAGTCATGCTTGCCGAGCGTGCGGCGGCCATGCTTTCTGCGTCCGCCACGTAA
- a CDS encoding cation diffusion facilitator family transporter produces the protein MKSSATAPVTGSDSFRTVVIAFVANLGVAVAKTAAAVTTGSASLVAEAAHSWADTGNEIFLLVANKRGSRGPDDERPLGHGRETYFWSTLAAVGLFVAGAAVSIWHGITSLFAGESSTENYAMAYGVLVIAFVLEGVSFLQSVRQIRREAAEYKRDFLDQALQTSDPTLRAVFAEDTAALIGLVIAGVGIGLHQLTGNAAWDAMGSILVGILLAIVAFVLIDRNRRFLTGEPGSRALWQAVVDRIEELPGVASVNFVRIEFVGPKQIYVVASVDLVGDAVESSIARTLRRLERELETNKAVVDAVLTVAEPDEGDIGDVNQVT, from the coding sequence ATGAAGAGTTCCGCGACCGCTCCAGTCACCGGCAGCGACAGCTTCCGCACCGTCGTCATCGCCTTCGTGGCGAATTTAGGCGTCGCTGTCGCGAAGACTGCAGCCGCAGTCACCACCGGTTCCGCTTCGCTGGTTGCCGAGGCCGCGCACTCGTGGGCAGACACCGGCAACGAGATATTTCTGCTCGTCGCCAATAAGCGGGGCTCGCGCGGCCCGGACGACGAACGTCCGCTCGGGCACGGACGAGAGACCTACTTCTGGTCGACGCTTGCGGCCGTCGGATTGTTCGTCGCAGGTGCGGCCGTGTCGATCTGGCACGGAATCACGTCATTGTTCGCAGGCGAGTCCAGCACCGAGAACTATGCGATGGCCTATGGCGTGCTGGTGATTGCCTTCGTTCTGGAAGGAGTGTCGTTTCTCCAGTCCGTTCGCCAAATTCGTCGTGAGGCAGCGGAGTACAAACGCGACTTTCTCGACCAGGCATTGCAGACTTCGGACCCGACGCTTCGCGCGGTCTTCGCCGAGGACACTGCTGCGTTGATCGGCCTGGTCATTGCAGGAGTCGGAATCGGGCTGCACCAGCTCACCGGCAACGCGGCGTGGGATGCGATGGGTTCCATTCTCGTCGGCATACTTCTGGCAATCGTCGCATTCGTTCTGATCGACCGGAACCGCCGTTTTCTCACCGGCGAACCCGGGTCGCGAGCACTATGGCAAGCAGTAGTCGACAGGATCGAAGAGCTACCAGGTGTTGCGTCGGTGAACTTCGTTCGTATCGAATTCGTTGGGCCCAAGCAGATCTATGTTGTGGCAAGTGTCGATCTCGTCGGTGACGCCGTCGAATCGTCGATCGCGCGCACGCTCCGGCGACTGGAGCGTGAGCTCGAGACCAACAAGGCTGTTGTGGACGCAGTGCTGACAGTCGCGGAACCGGACGAGGGCGACATCGGTGACGTCAACCAAGTGACGTAG
- the mftE gene encoding mycofactocin biosynthesis peptidyl-dipeptidase MftE produces the protein MLPPPASESSRLGIGGWPRVQGAQTVVVPVGSFEQHGPHLPLDTDTRIAEALAMRLPGTVLAPAIAYGASGEHEGFSGTVSIGSDALHAVLVEYGRSACRWAARVVFVNGHGGNVSTLISAVGLLRYEGRDVAWLPCAVPGADAHAGRTETSLLLYLSPDVVDMSRAEVGNTDAIDSLLPRLRAGGTKAVSPNGILGDPRLSSGDEGEVVLQDMCARGSAAVSRWAPSDTGMLS, from the coding sequence ATGCTGCCGCCACCTGCCTCCGAGTCGTCGCGACTAGGCATCGGTGGGTGGCCGCGAGTGCAAGGCGCTCAGACCGTCGTTGTGCCCGTCGGATCGTTCGAGCAGCATGGACCGCACTTGCCGCTGGACACCGACACCCGCATCGCCGAGGCGCTCGCGATGCGGCTGCCCGGCACTGTTCTTGCTCCGGCTATCGCATATGGAGCAAGTGGGGAGCACGAGGGTTTTTCCGGGACCGTATCCATCGGTTCGGACGCATTGCACGCGGTTCTGGTCGAGTACGGACGCTCGGCGTGTCGTTGGGCCGCACGTGTCGTGTTCGTAAACGGTCACGGTGGAAACGTCTCGACACTGATCTCCGCCGTCGGATTGCTACGTTACGAGGGCCGCGATGTCGCGTGGCTGCCCTGTGCCGTTCCCGGCGCGGACGCGCACGCCGGCCGGACCGAAACTTCACTGCTGCTCTACCTTTCACCCGACGTCGTCGACATGTCTCGTGCGGAGGTAGGAAATACCGACGCTATCGATTCTTTGCTTCCGCGCCTGCGTGCGGGGGGTACGAAGGCGGTATCGCCCAACGGGATTCTCGGTGACCCGCGACTGTCGAGCGGGGATGAGGGCGAGGTGGTACTGCAGGACATGTGTGCACGGGGCAGCGCTGCGGTGAGTCGGTGGGCACCGTCCGATACTGGGATGTTGTCGTGA
- the mftF gene encoding mycofactocin biosynthesis glycosyltransferase MftF (Members of this protein family, MftF, are glycosyltransferases, members of PF00535 (glycosyl transferase family 2). The encoding gene is found as part of the mycofactocin cassette, in Mycobacterium tuberculosis, many other Actinobacteria, and occasional members of other lineages. Mycofactocin itself, a putative redox carrier, is a heavily modified derivative of the C-terminal Val-Tyr dipeptide of the mycofactocin precursor MftA (TIGR03969).), translating into MGQGRLPDGFGVRVDPRVRKYSDGRVLIGGSPTRMLKLAPTAAAMIGDGFLEVTDSQSALVARKLLDSGVANPRPMSIPSPQDVTVVVPMKNNASGLGRLLPALHGLNVIIVDDGSDEPVTAPPMAWTVGGVTVLRHETSRGPAAARNTGLRSATTDFVAFLDSDVVPRKGWLEVMLGHFSDPAVALVAPRIVALEPEGNALARYEHARSSLDLGRREAAVRAGSSVSYVPSAAMLIRRHVAEECNGFDESMHVAEDVDLCWRLQEAGWRLRYEPVAHVAHDHRVTFGRWFGRKLFYGTGASPLAERHPGMVPPISMSPWTLIATLLAISFTKLGLLGALATLAVTIGRLRKMFVGLDQPTRIAAILAAEGFIAGIWQLASAMCRHYWPITLLAVLLSSRIRKIALGLAVAEALADWYNHRELGGLDPIRYAFFKRVDDIAYGTGLWRGAAESRSLKALTPRMDT; encoded by the coding sequence ATGGGTCAAGGTCGGTTACCTGATGGATTCGGGGTGCGAGTCGATCCTCGTGTTCGTAAATACTCCGACGGCCGAGTGTTGATCGGTGGCTCACCCACCAGAATGTTGAAGCTTGCACCTACCGCTGCCGCCATGATCGGCGACGGTTTTCTCGAGGTCACCGACTCGCAGTCGGCGCTCGTTGCTCGTAAACTTCTGGACTCGGGAGTCGCCAACCCGCGGCCGATGTCCATTCCGTCTCCGCAGGACGTGACTGTCGTCGTTCCGATGAAGAACAATGCCTCCGGTCTCGGCAGGTTGCTTCCTGCGCTCCACGGCTTGAACGTCATCATCGTCGACGACGGATCCGACGAGCCGGTGACCGCGCCGCCGATGGCCTGGACCGTCGGTGGGGTGACGGTCCTACGGCACGAGACCTCGCGAGGGCCTGCGGCCGCGCGCAACACGGGACTTCGGAGTGCAACAACAGATTTCGTCGCCTTTCTCGACTCGGATGTCGTTCCCCGCAAGGGATGGCTCGAGGTAATGCTGGGGCACTTCTCGGATCCGGCGGTGGCGCTCGTCGCTCCTCGTATCGTCGCCCTCGAACCCGAGGGCAATGCCTTGGCCAGGTATGAGCATGCTCGCTCCTCTCTCGACCTCGGTCGCCGGGAAGCGGCTGTTCGGGCGGGTAGTTCGGTGTCCTACGTTCCCAGCGCAGCGATGTTGATACGCAGGCACGTAGCCGAGGAATGCAATGGATTCGACGAATCCATGCATGTTGCCGAGGACGTCGATCTGTGCTGGAGGTTGCAGGAAGCCGGGTGGCGATTGCGATACGAGCCCGTTGCGCACGTTGCTCACGATCATCGAGTGACGTTCGGACGGTGGTTCGGCCGCAAACTGTTCTACGGCACCGGCGCCAGCCCTCTTGCCGAGCGTCACCCCGGAATGGTCCCGCCGATTTCGATGTCACCCTGGACCCTGATCGCCACCTTGTTGGCTATCAGTTTCACCAAGCTCGGGCTGCTGGGCGCACTGGCGACTCTCGCAGTGACCATCGGTCGACTACGTAAGATGTTCGTCGGTCTCGATCAGCCCACGCGCATCGCCGCGATACTCGCCGCCGAAGGATTTATTGCAGGGATTTGGCAACTTGCATCGGCGATGTGTCGGCACTATTGGCCGATAACCCTGCTCGCAGTGTTGCTTTCGAGTCGAATCAGGAAGATTGCACTCGGACTTGCCGTTGCCGAAGCGCTGGCCGACTGGTACAACCACCGCGAACTCGGTGGCTTGGATCCGATACGGTATGCCTTCTTCAAGCGGGTCGACGACATCGCGTACGGCACAGGCCTATGGCGAGGTGCCGCCGAGTCCCGGAGCTTGAAGGCGTTGACTCCGCGCATGGACACGTGA
- the adh gene encoding aldehyde dehydrogenase — translation MSVYARPGTAEAVMSFQPRYENWIGGEWVPPVKGQYFENPTPVTGENFCEVARSTAEDIELALDAAHAAAPAWGKTSAAERAVILNKIADRIAENLESIALAESWDNGKPIRETLNADIPLAVDHFRYFAGCIRAQEGSLSEIDNDTVAYHFHEPLGVVGQIIPWNFPILMAVWKLAPALAAGNAVVLKPAEQTPASILHLISIIGDLLPPGVLNIVNGFGVEAGKPLASSPRIAKIAFTGETTTGRLIMQYASQNLIPVTLELGGKSPNVFFSDVLAHNDDYQDKALEGFTMFALNQGEVCTCPSRSLIQADIFDEFLALAAIRTKAVRQGDPLDTETMIGAQASNDQLEKILSYIEIGKGEGAQIVTGGERAQLGGDLNGGYYMQPTIFTGKNNMRIFQEEIFGPVVSVTSFKDYDEAIDIANDTLYGLGAGVWSRDGGVAYRAGRDIKAGRVWTNTYHQYPAHSAFGGYKQSGIGRENHKMMLDHYQQTKNLLVSYAQKAQGFF, via the coding sequence ATGTCCGTCTATGCCCGTCCCGGTACGGCCGAAGCAGTCATGTCGTTCCAGCCACGCTACGAAAACTGGATCGGTGGAGAATGGGTGCCGCCGGTCAAGGGGCAGTACTTCGAGAACCCGACCCCCGTCACCGGTGAGAATTTTTGCGAGGTCGCTCGCTCGACCGCCGAGGACATCGAGCTGGCTCTCGATGCTGCGCATGCCGCTGCTCCCGCATGGGGTAAGACATCCGCTGCCGAGCGCGCCGTGATTCTCAACAAGATCGCTGACCGAATCGCCGAGAACCTCGAGTCCATTGCGCTCGCCGAGTCCTGGGACAACGGCAAGCCGATCCGCGAAACCCTGAACGCGGATATCCCCCTGGCAGTGGACCACTTTCGTTACTTCGCGGGTTGTATTCGTGCACAGGAAGGTTCGCTTTCCGAGATCGACAACGACACTGTCGCTTACCACTTTCACGAGCCACTCGGCGTGGTCGGGCAGATCATTCCCTGGAACTTCCCGATCCTCATGGCAGTCTGGAAGCTCGCGCCCGCACTCGCTGCCGGTAATGCCGTCGTGCTCAAGCCTGCCGAGCAGACGCCGGCCTCGATCCTCCATTTGATTTCGATCATCGGCGACCTCTTGCCGCCTGGAGTCCTCAACATCGTCAACGGTTTCGGCGTGGAAGCAGGAAAGCCACTCGCATCCAGCCCCCGGATCGCCAAGATCGCCTTCACCGGTGAGACCACCACTGGCCGCCTGATCATGCAGTACGCGTCGCAGAACCTGATTCCGGTCACACTCGAGCTCGGTGGCAAGAGCCCCAACGTCTTCTTCTCCGACGTCCTTGCCCACAACGACGACTACCAGGACAAGGCGCTCGAAGGCTTCACGATGTTCGCGCTCAATCAAGGTGAGGTATGCACCTGCCCGTCGCGTTCGCTCATCCAGGCCGACATCTTCGACGAGTTCCTGGCTCTCGCTGCGATCCGCACGAAGGCTGTGCGTCAGGGTGATCCGCTGGACACCGAGACGATGATAGGTGCACAGGCCAGTAACGATCAGCTCGAAAAAATCCTGTCCTACATCGAAATCGGCAAGGGTGAAGGTGCACAGATCGTCACCGGCGGCGAGCGCGCCCAACTCGGTGGAGATCTCAACGGCGGCTACTACATGCAACCGACGATCTTCACCGGCAAAAACAACATGCGGATCTTCCAGGAGGAGATCTTCGGGCCGGTCGTTTCGGTGACGTCGTTCAAGGATTACGACGAGGCCATCGACATCGCGAACGACACGCTCTACGGACTCGGGGCCGGCGTCTGGTCACGAGACGGAGGAGTGGCGTACCGCGCCGGCCGCGACATCAAGGCTGGTCGAGTGTGGACCAACACCTACCACCAGTACCCAGCACACTCCGCGTTCGGTGGGTACAAGCAGTCGGGCATCGGACGTGAGAATCACAAGATGATGCTCGATCACTACCAGCAGACGAAGAACCTTCTGGTGAGCTACGCCCAAAAGGCTCAGGGCTTCTTCTGA
- a CDS encoding helix-turn-helix domain-containing protein has protein sequence MTARFPGQGNPWIAVRPGEDVDVLAREMSTAHRLFVDDEPPSSDSVRSVVLDSWLRSRTKGVNPDGGNDSLALSGAELERYRDGHPMSIIRPVIRKLLVEDAADTGLLVAISDAEGRLLWVEGDATAKDRALTMNFAEGADWSEESKGTNAPGTALAIDHCVQIFAAEHFSRSVHEWSCSAAPVHHPTSGHILGAIDITGGPRVAVPEVLSLIRATVAAAESELRVHLMNSPKSLGDTAPRLEVLGSGRPGLVRGSGRSALSQRHAEILLLLGDHPEGLSSDHLAVLLDEHELDSVTIRAEMSRLRKTFGASGLASRPYRLVGELASDVGDIRRALDRGDVEAAMRIYSGPVLPGSSAPGIDEIREELRSRMQAALLRVGDPVLLAQWTSSIHGRTDVIAWEAYRATLNADSALYGQVNARIDLLDRQLGV, from the coding sequence ATGACAGCTAGATTTCCAGGGCAGGGCAACCCCTGGATTGCCGTTCGCCCAGGTGAGGACGTCGATGTTCTCGCCCGCGAGATGTCCACCGCGCACCGGCTCTTCGTCGACGACGAACCGCCATCGTCCGATTCCGTCCGATCGGTAGTACTGGACTCTTGGTTGCGCAGCCGAACCAAGGGTGTGAATCCGGACGGTGGAAACGATTCGCTCGCCCTGTCCGGCGCCGAACTCGAGCGATATCGCGACGGTCACCCGATGTCGATCATCAGGCCGGTCATCCGCAAGCTGCTCGTCGAGGACGCAGCCGACACCGGTCTGCTGGTTGCGATTTCCGATGCCGAGGGCAGATTGTTGTGGGTTGAGGGGGATGCGACCGCCAAGGATCGCGCTCTCACCATGAACTTCGCCGAGGGTGCCGATTGGAGTGAGGAGTCCAAGGGAACCAATGCACCCGGGACGGCGCTCGCCATCGATCATTGCGTCCAGATCTTTGCGGCTGAGCATTTTTCCCGTTCGGTGCACGAGTGGAGTTGTTCGGCGGCTCCCGTACATCATCCGACGAGTGGACATATTCTAGGCGCAATCGATATCACCGGTGGTCCGAGAGTTGCTGTGCCCGAGGTGCTCTCATTGATCCGTGCGACCGTGGCGGCTGCCGAGTCCGAGCTTCGGGTGCACCTGATGAATTCACCGAAGTCGCTGGGGGACACAGCCCCTCGTCTCGAAGTGCTCGGGAGCGGGCGGCCAGGGTTGGTGCGTGGCAGCGGTAGGTCGGCGCTGTCGCAACGGCATGCCGAAATACTGTTGCTGCTGGGTGATCACCCTGAAGGTTTGAGTTCGGATCATCTCGCTGTGCTACTCGATGAACACGAGCTCGACTCTGTGACGATCCGAGCCGAGATGTCGCGGCTACGGAAGACCTTCGGCGCGTCCGGGCTCGCATCCCGACCGTACCGGTTGGTCGGTGAACTGGCCTCGGATGTAGGTGATATTCGCCGTGCGCTCGACCGCGGTGACGTCGAGGCCGCGATGCGGATCTACTCGGGGCCCGTGCTTCCCGGTTCGTCGGCACCCGGCATCGACGAAATTCGCGAAGAACTGCGATCCAGGATGCAAGCAGCCCTGCTTCGTGTCGGGGACCCTGTCTTGCTCGCCCAGTGGACCTCCTCGATCCACGGTCGCACCGACGTAATCGCCTGGGAGGCGTATCGCGCCACCTTGAACGCAGATTCTGCGCTCTACGGCCAGGTCAACGCGCGTATCGATCTACTCGATCGTCAGTTGGGTGTCTGA
- a CDS encoding pyridoxamine 5'-phosphate oxidase family protein, with protein sequence MDVIGSRVSTFHDIHRAEGAEYWSAPGSKVSTLIAYAKSRITGDKPDVGTNDTVDL encoded by the coding sequence GTGGATGTTATCGGATCGCGGGTAAGCACCTTCCATGACATCCACCGAGCCGAAGGCGCCGAATATTGGTCGGCTCCCGGTTCCAAGGTCTCGACACTGATCGCCTACGCGAAATCTCGAATCACCGGGGACAAGCCCGATGTGGGGACCAACGACACCGTGGATCTGTAA
- a CDS encoding DUF779 domain-containing protein produces the protein MAGRPAAPAPPARLRATAGAMELLCRLGGIHGELMMHQSGGCCDGSSPMCYPAGEFIVGDRDVLLGLLDLRLGVGDIPDDLPEGSYAVPVWISGSQFQAWKHTQLVLDVVPGRGGGFSLESPEGVRFLSRGRAYTAVENDLLEQHPPLIGLDWEEGRRPEVPGEHLVVAEAADACPVPGMLQG, from the coding sequence ATGGCCGGCAGGCCTGCGGCTCCGGCCCCGCCTGCGCGTCTACGAGCAACCGCCGGGGCGATGGAGCTTCTCTGTCGCCTCGGTGGTATCCACGGCGAACTGATGATGCATCAGTCCGGCGGGTGCTGTGACGGGTCGTCGCCGATGTGTTATCCCGCAGGGGAATTCATCGTCGGTGACCGGGATGTGTTGTTGGGTCTTCTGGACCTACGTCTCGGCGTGGGAGATATCCCGGACGACCTTCCCGAAGGCAGTTACGCCGTTCCGGTATGGATATCTGGCTCTCAGTTCCAAGCGTGGAAGCACACTCAACTCGTACTGGACGTCGTGCCGGGACGCGGTGGGGGCTTTTCCTTGGAATCACCCGAGGGCGTGCGCTTTCTCAGTCGAGGACGCGCATACACGGCAGTGGAGAACGACCTTCTCGAGCAGCATCCGCCGCTTATCGGCCTCGATTGGGAAGAGGGACGCAGGCCCGAAGTTCCGGGCGAGCACCTGGTGGTCGCCGAAGCTGCAGACGCGTGCCCGGTACCCGGGATGCTCCAGGGCTGA
- a CDS encoding mycofactocin system FadH/OYE family oxidoreductase 2 — protein MNYPRLFAPLDVGPATLRNRVVFSAHLTNFAENGLPTDRHAAYYAARAAGGAGLIIVEEQSTHPSDQPYEKMIQGYRPAVIPGYRAITDAVHAHGALVLAQVNHNGGQSSGMYSGRAVLAPSAIPDPLFREVPHSLDRVEIGELVDAYVRVAEHCRDGGFDGVELQCSQSSLIRMFLARTTNHRTDEYGGNLEGRARFLVEVLSAVRAALGPEMILGVRLSGQEYIEGGIRLDEAVDTAVLLERTGSIDYINTAIGVATSTLHLIEASMATPHGYANFVPSAIRERVSLPVIGVGRFTTPEMAEQALADGVCDLVGIVRGNIADPEFANKAREGRAREIHTCLSCNQDCIGRVGMNAALGCVVNPSAGREFLAVPPLPASRRRVLIIGGGPAGLQAASSAAHAGHDVTLYERQPQTGGQVRTAGRAPHRVEFAGVVDVLEAECRARGVKIRTGVEVDRMLVLTQNPNAVVIATGANPVRPVWAGTHDHVVDVREVLDGTAALSGRVLIVDELSFHQATSTAEFLAERGCQVTVCTPGMVVGQDLGLTLDMEGWRRRAHEQSITCLTDVVPVQLRAGLDISLLHHPTGVTANHRFDWIVCSLHQKPDDSLWNELKDEGFSVVRIGDAITPRRLDSAIREGERAANGIGTT, from the coding sequence ATGAACTATCCGCGGCTGTTCGCCCCTCTCGACGTCGGTCCGGCGACGCTGCGGAACCGAGTTGTCTTTTCCGCGCATCTGACCAACTTCGCCGAGAACGGCCTCCCGACGGATCGCCACGCCGCCTATTACGCAGCTCGCGCCGCAGGCGGGGCTGGACTGATCATCGTCGAGGAACAGTCCACCCACCCGTCGGATCAGCCGTACGAGAAGATGATTCAAGGATATCGCCCGGCGGTGATACCTGGATATCGAGCGATCACCGACGCCGTACACGCGCACGGAGCCCTCGTTCTGGCGCAGGTCAACCACAATGGTGGACAGTCGTCAGGAATGTATTCGGGGCGCGCAGTCCTCGCACCCAGCGCTATCCCCGATCCGCTCTTTCGAGAGGTACCACATTCCCTCGACCGGGTCGAGATCGGCGAGTTGGTAGACGCATACGTGCGCGTCGCCGAGCATTGCAGGGACGGCGGATTCGACGGCGTGGAGCTGCAATGTTCACAGTCCTCGTTGATCCGAATGTTTTTGGCGCGTACTACGAACCACCGCACCGATGAATACGGAGGGAACCTCGAAGGGCGAGCGAGATTCCTGGTAGAGGTTCTCTCGGCAGTCCGCGCCGCTCTGGGGCCCGAGATGATCCTGGGCGTGAGGTTGAGCGGGCAGGAATACATCGAGGGGGGCATCCGTCTGGACGAAGCCGTGGACACCGCCGTTCTGCTCGAACGAACCGGTTCTATCGATTACATCAACACCGCAATCGGCGTAGCGACCTCGACGCTCCACCTGATCGAGGCATCGATGGCGACGCCCCATGGTTACGCGAACTTCGTGCCCAGCGCTATCCGAGAGCGGGTGTCGTTGCCGGTGATCGGGGTCGGACGATTCACCACGCCGGAGATGGCCGAGCAAGCTCTTGCCGACGGGGTGTGCGATCTGGTCGGCATCGTGCGCGGCAACATTGCGGACCCTGAGTTCGCGAACAAGGCCCGTGAAGGCCGTGCCCGAGAAATCCACACCTGCCTTTCCTGCAATCAGGACTGCATCGGACGCGTCGGGATGAACGCCGCACTGGGATGCGTCGTAAACCCTAGCGCCGGAAGAGAATTTCTAGCCGTGCCGCCGTTGCCCGCGTCAAGACGGCGAGTCCTGATCATCGGAGGTGGTCCGGCGGGACTGCAGGCGGCCTCGAGTGCTGCCCATGCAGGGCACGACGTCACGTTGTACGAACGCCAGCCACAGACCGGGGGACAGGTCCGGACTGCTGGACGGGCACCGCATCGCGTCGAATTCGCTGGAGTCGTCGATGTTCTCGAAGCGGAATGCCGTGCACGCGGCGTGAAAATCCGAACGGGCGTGGAGGTCGACAGAATGCTCGTCCTGACGCAGAATCCGAACGCGGTGGTGATCGCGACCGGGGCAAACCCGGTGCGTCCGGTGTGGGCAGGTACCCACGATCATGTCGTCGACGTCCGTGAGGTCCTCGACGGCACGGCGGCACTGTCAGGTCGCGTCCTGATCGTCGACGAACTGAGTTTCCACCAAGCGACGTCGACGGCCGAATTTCTGGCCGAGCGCGGCTGTCAGGTGACGGTATGCACGCCGGGGATGGTCGTTGGGCAGGATCTCGGGCTCACCCTGGACATGGAAGGGTGGCGGCGGCGCGCACACGAACAGTCGATCACCTGCCTGACCGATGTCGTCCCGGTCCAGCTACGCGCCGGCCTCGATATTTCGCTGCTCCATCACCCCACAGGCGTGACGGCGAACCATCGCTTCGATTGGATCGTGTGCTCGCTCCATCAGAAACCGGACGATTCACTGTGGAACGAGCTGAAGGACGAAGGGTTTTCGGTCGTACGTATCGGCGACGCCATCACACCTCGCCGATTGGATTCGGCGATACGTGAAGGTGAGCGGGCGGCGAATGGGATCGGAACGACGTGA